The genomic interval CGGGCCGGCGGTGTCCTTGTACGGATCCCCCACCGTGTCGCCCACCACCGCCGCCTCGTGCGCGGGCGAGCCCTTGCCCCCGTGGTGACCGTCCTCGACGTACTTCTTGGCGTTGTCCCACGCCCCGCCCCCGTTGGACATCGTCAGCGCCATCATGAGGCCCGAGATCGTCACGCCGATCAGCAGGCCGCCCAACGCGACGGGACCGAACAGGAAGCCGATCAGCAGCGGTGCCACGACCGCCATCAGGCCGGGGATCGCCATCTCGCGCAGGGCGGCCTTCGTGACGATGTCCACCGCCCGGCCGTACTCCGGCTTGGCGGTGCCCTCCATGATGCCGGTGATCTCGCGGAACTGCCGGCGGACCTCCTCGATGACCGCGCCGGCCGCCCGGCCGACCGATTCCATCAGGAACGCGCTGAACAGGAACGGCAGCATCGCGCCGAACAACAGCCCGACGATCACCAACGGGTCGTCGAGGCGGAACGCCGCCTCCCCGAGGTCGAGGCGTTCGGCGTAGTCGGCGAACAGGACCAACGCCGCGAGCGCCGCGGAGCCGATCGCGTAGCCCTTCGTCACCGCCTTCGTGGTGTTGCCGACCGCGTCGAGCGCGTCGGTGTTGGCGCGCACCGCTTCGGGCAGCTCGCTCATTTCCGCGATGCCGCCGGCGTTGTCGGTGATGGGCCCGTACGTGTCCATCGCGACGATCATGCCGGTGACGCTAAGCATCGCGACCGCGGCGACCGCGATCCCGTACAGCCCCCCGAACAGGTAGGCGAGGAACGTCGCGAGCGCCAGGATCGTCACGGGGCCGGCGGTGGACTGCATGCCGACCGCGAGGCCGCTGATGATGTTCGTCGCGCTCCCGGTCTCCGACGCCCGCGCGATGCGGCGGACG from Trueperaceae bacterium carries:
- a CDS encoding sodium-translocating pyrophosphatase, which codes for PLVGFAFGASLISLFARVGGGIYTKAADVGADLVGKVEAGIPEDDPRNPAVIADNVGDNVGDCAGMGADLFETYAVTAIGAVFLGYLLADGVTVLVTFPLVLGAIAILASVVGTRFVRLAADNDIMAALNRGTWVSAALSAAGFLVASGVMLGGAGDLLARGNWFTLFLASVTGIVVTLLLMVVTEYYTSTAYGPVRRIARASETGSATNIISGLAVGMQSTAGPVTILALATFLAYLFGGLYGIAVAAVAMLSVTGMIVAMDTYGPITDNAGGIAEMSELPEAVRANTDALDAVGNTTKAVTKGYAIGSAALAALVLFADYAERLDLGEAAFRLDDPLVIVGLLFGAMLPFLFSAFLMESVGRAAGAVIEEVRRQFREITGIMEGTAKPEYGRAVDIVTKAALREMAIPGLMAVVAPLLIGFLFGPVALGGLLIGVTISGLMMALTMSNGGGAWDNAKKYVEDGHHGGKGSPAHEAAVVGDTVGDPYKDTAGPSINPLIKVINTVALIFAGLIASVGGLLTF